Proteins co-encoded in one Garra rufa chromosome 21, GarRuf1.0, whole genome shotgun sequence genomic window:
- the ccdc175 gene encoding coiled-coil domain-containing protein 175 translates to MAACLVPDFPAVRIALEHLGELDKRLREEGVSFSQEASHHLRETAEAIKELESSRKVAREKLEVETIETSKLRHRTGNLQDDIKSEILAFVTAARESNAAELNRLQSELKAVVDDIQSMEEKQQLLEQENAVVIVERENIKGNYEDAVDQMNLQLSNKASIQMLLTEKQNEIQSLKDKIVQVETAQQDLKENMVQKSKTFAESKHAVDKEIEEIVLKIKEQRKINAETRKELDIITSELQDKEETITQCEKHISQLEKNIARMTASKTVCKEWLHVETSQKEELDRQKESYERELLELAEAFEQKVQALQKQMVEVENEIKEEQKVKSALSEPLAKLSDIFSTQRKKEDDMIVEQHSLSKRLEENKRRRDEDVISIAKCKFEMKNMKEEMRQLQDANIVNADIFTKTLGELEDQLAKQNMNRAAVEAEREKICQSRKTLKEEHKEYVSEINAAIELTEKRYGELLEEKEKLQDHILLNSVIKDLTEELANTEEAAKLMEMNYQAEIQQLTTDVESITQAHKEKEQELKDQESILEMVESQFDIEHLKHQTLKNQITELENQRKHLELSIEEVTKQTTALLHPKEDLKRELMTLRTRHMEMLTANAAVISAVEKSIYENRVMLEQVTMENSRLHVRIEQMKEEILDAKKDKEKYTQESKWMNEEVQSLFKTLTDTWNMDVLLTEESAYQDQKIVENIYNLIVRIQERKHHISDINNRLEKELVGMSSVLQKPNHKNT, encoded by the exons ATGGCGGCTTGCTTGGTGCCGGATTTTCCAGCTGTAAGGATTGCCTTAGAGCATTTGGGCGAGTTAG ATAAACGACTGAGGGAAGAAGGGGTTTCCTTTAGTCAAGAAGCAAGTCACCACTTGAGAGAGACAGCTGAAGCTATTAAAGAGCTG GAATCATCTAGAAAAGTAGCACGTGAAAAACTTGAGGTTGAAACTATTGAGACAAGCAAGCTTCGACATCGAACAGGGAACCTACAAGATGACATTAAGAGTGAAATATTAG CTTTTGTTACTGCAGCTAGAGAAAGCAATGCTGCAGAGTTAAATCGACTTCAGTCTGAGCTGAAAGCTGTAGTAGATGACATACAATCCATGGAGGAAAAGCAACAACTCCTTGAGCAAGAAAATGCTGTTGTGAT TGTGGAGAGAGAAAACATTAAAGGAAACTATGAAGATGCTGTTGACCAGATGAATCTGCAGCTTTCAAACAAAGCTAGTATACAGATGCTGTtaacagaaaaacaaaatgagatCCAGTCACTGAAGGACAAAATTGTTCAGGTGGAAACAGCCCAACAGGACCTAAAAGAAAACATGGTGCAGAAGAGTAAAACATTTGCTGAAAGCAAACATGCTGTGGACAAGGAG ATAGAGGAAATTGTTCTTAAGATTAAAGaacaaagaaaaatcaatgcagaAACACGCAAGGAGCTGGATATCATTACATCAGAGCTCCAAGACAAGGAGgagacaatcacacagtgtgaaaaa CATATCTCTCAGTTGgagaaaaacattgcaagaatgaCGGCATCTAAAACGGTGTGCAAGGAATGGCTTCATGTGGAAACAAGTCAGAAAGAGGAACTTGATCGACAAAA GGAGTCTTATGAGCGTGAACTTCTTGAACTGGCAGAAGCATTTGAGCAGAAAGTTCAAGCCCTTCAGAAGCAGATGGTGGAG GTTGAAAATGAGATAAAGGAAGAACAGAAAGTGAAAAGTGCTCTATCAGAGCCCCTCGCTAAACTGTCAGACATCTTCAGCACTCAGAGGAAAAAGGAAGATGACATGATTGTTGAACAACACAGTCTGTCCAAACG GTTAGAGGAGAATAAACGGAGACGCGATGAAGACGTTATATCCATTGCCAAGTGCAAATTTGAAATGAAAAACATGAAAGAAGAGATGAGACAGCTTCAAGATGCTAACAT AGTCAATGCAGATATTTTCACAAAAACTCTGGGGGAACTAGAAGATCAATTGGCCAAACAGAACATGAACAG AGCAGCAGTtgaagcagagagagagaaaatatgtCAATCTCGCAAAACACTTAAAGAGGAACACAAGGAGTATGTAAGCGAGATCAATGCAGCCATTGAACTAACTGAGAAGAGATATGGAGAGCTGCTCGAGGAG AAGGAGAAACTCCAAgatcatatattattaaattcaGTGATAAAAGATCTTACAGAAGAGCTGGCCAACACGGAGGAAGCGGCAAAACTAATGGAAATGAACTACCAAGCTGAAATTCAACAGCTTACA ACCGATGTAGAATCAATCACTCAAGCTCATAAAGAGAAAGAGCAGGAGCTCAAGGACCAGGAGTCGATTTTAGAGATGGTAGAGTCTCAGTTTGACATTGAACACCTCAAACATCAGACTTTAAAGAACCAAATAACAG agctggaaaaccaaagaaaacATCTTGAGCTCTCCATTGAGGAGGTCACAAAACAAACTACTGCTCTCCTGCATCCAAAG GAAGATCTGAAAAGAGAGTTGATGACTTTGAGGACCAGGCATATGGAGATGTTAACTGCTAACGCtgcagtgatcagtgcagtggAAAAAAGTATCTATGAGAACAGGGTCATGCTGGAGCAAGTTACAATGGAAAACAGTCGCCTGCATGTG cgcATTGAACAAATGAAGGAGGAAATATTGGATGCAAAGAAAGACAAGGAAAAGTATACGCAAGAGTCCAAGTGGATGAACGAAGAAGTGCAGTCCCTCTTCA AAACTCTAACAGACACCTGGAATATGGATGTGTTGCTTACTGAG GAATCAGCATATCAAGACCAAAAGATTGTGGAGAACATATACAATCTCATAGTGAGGATTCAAGAAAGAAAACATCACATCAGTGACATCAACAACAGACTGGAGAAAGAGTTGGTAGGCATGAGCTCCGTGTTACAGAAGCCAAACCACAAAAACACTTAA
- the gpr135 gene encoding G-protein coupled receptor 135, with protein sequence MDLPGISNATVDNMSGSGFILEIVTIKPVVNSLSTQASNYTAGGEMHGNTPVRSSEGNSVLQGIAVAAQALLLLAIFLLSSLGNSAVVVVIIKHRQLRTVTNAFIMSLSLSDFLTAVLCLPFSFMMLFSKDGKWMFGEPFCIANGFFNTCFGIISTLTMTLISFDRYYAIVRQPQAKIGRRRAIQLLVAVWFSAVVFSFPWYLLMETSGRLVVHKQGFYHCMYVFHSGTSRMGTTYSVSLIVVCYLLPFALMCFCHYNICKTVRLSEIRVRPVTTYAHLLRFYSEMRTATTVLIMIVFSILCWGPYCLMGIITALGNYSFNPAMDTVAIWMAWANGAINPLIYAIRNPNISMLLGRSREEGYRTRNIAAYLSTQTQRRDAVRNRADRIRDRYVSRHGANSRLSSSSPANGGDVAMWACKNPAVFFCRDAHPDTITEPAVPKVETADTSL encoded by the coding sequence ATGGATCTCCCCGGCATCAGCAATGCGACCGTGGACAACATGTCGGGCTCGGGCTTCATTTTAGAGATTGTGACCATCAAACCCGTTGTAAACAGCCTGAGCACTCAGGCCAGCAACTATACAGCCGGGGGCGAGATGCACGGCAACACCCCGGTGAGGAGTTCGGAGGGGAACTCGGTTCTCCAGGGCATCGCGGTGGCCGCGCAGGCGCTGCTACTCCTGGCCATCTTCTTACTGTCCAGTCTGGGTAATTCAGCGGTCGTGGTGGTTATAATCAAACACAGACAGCTGAGAACAGTCACTAACGCGTTCATCATGTCTCTCTCCCTGTCGGATTTCCTCACGGCTGTTCTTTGTTTACCCTTCTCCTTCATGATGCTCTTTAGCAAGGATGGCAAGTGGATGTTCGGGGAGCCGTTCTGCATCGCCAACGGCTTCTTCAACACCTGCTTCGGCATCATCTCCACCTTGACCATGACTCTCATCTCATTCGACCGCTATTATGCCATCGTCAGGCAGCCGCAAGCCAAAATCGGCCGGAGAAGAGCTATTCAGCTCTTAGTGGCCGTTTGGTTCTCCGCGGTGGTCTTCTCGTTTCCTTGGTACCTGCTTATGGAGACCTCCGGGCGCTTGGTGGTGCACAAACAGGGGTTTTACCATTGCATGTACGTGTTCCACTCTGGCACCTCCAGGATGGGCACTACATACAGTGTATCTTTAATAGTCGTGTGCTACCTGCTTCCCTTCGCCCTCATGTGCTTCTGTCACTACAACATCTGCAAAACCGTCCGGCTGTCAGAGATCAGGGTGCGGCCGGTGACCACTTACGCGCACCTGTTACGCTTCTACAGCGAGATGCGCACCGCCACCACCGTGCTCATCATGATCGTGTTCAGCATCCTCTGCTGGGGACCCTACTGCCTGATGGGCATCATCACCGCGCTCGGGAACTACTCTTTCAATCCTGCTATGGATACCGTGGCCATCTGGATGGCGTGGGCTAACGGTGCCATCAACCCGTTGATTTATGCCATAAGGAACCCGAATATATCCATGCTGCTGGGTCGGAGCAGAGAGGAGGGATACAGGACTAGAAACATCGCCGCGTACCTGTCCACACAGACGCAGCGCAGGGACGCGGTCCGGAACCGGGCGGACCGGATTCGGGACCGGTACGTGAGCCGGCACGGCGCAAACAGCCGTCTGTCTTCCTCCAGCCCGGCCAACGGCGGAGATGTGGCCATGTGGGCCTGTAAAAACCCGGCGGTGTTCTTCTGTAGAGATGCGCATCCGGATACGATCACTGAACCGGCGGTGCCCAAAGTTGAGACTGCTGACACCAGTTTGTAA
- the jkamp gene encoding JNK1/MAPK8-associated membrane protein isoform X2: MSSTCPGLYCGKTNINDSFGGECGVCPRGQRTNYEKVCEKCTGSPELYDWLYLGFMAMLPLVLHWFFIEWYSGKKSSSALFQHITALFECTAAAIVTLLLNDPVGQLSIRSCKVKMLSDWYTMLYNPSPDYVTTLHCTQEAVFPLYTIVLIYYAFCLVFMMLLRPLLVKKIACGLGKTDRFKSIYAALYFFPILTVLQAVGGGLLYYAFPYIILVLSLVTLAVYMSASEIQSFKNLVAKKKRLVVLFSHWLLHAYGIISISRLDKLGQDLPLLALVPGPALFYLLTARFTEPNRILSEGGNGH; the protein is encoded by the exons ATGAGCTCCACTTGTCCTGGGCTGTACTGTGGAAAGACCAACATAAATGACTCGTTTGGAGGAGAATGTGGG GTTTGTCCTCGTGGCCAGAGAACTAACTATGAAAAGGTATGCGAGAAATGCACAGGATCTCCTGAGTTGTATGACTGGCTGTACCTGGGCTTCATGGCAATGCTGCCTCTGGTCCTGCACTGGTTCTTTATCGAGTGGTATTCTGGGAAGAAAAG TTCTAGTGCCCTTTTCCAGCATATTACCGCACTGTTTGAGTGCACAGCTGCTGCCATAGTGACTCTGCTTCTAAACGATCCTGTCGGCCAACTGTCTATTCGTTCCTGCAAGGTTAAGATGCTCTCTGACTGGTACACCATGTTGTATAACCCCAGTCCCGACTACGTCACCACTCTGCACTGCACGCAGGAGGCTGTGTTCCCTCT GTACACCATCGTGCTGATCTACTACGCCTTCTGTCTGGTTTTTATGATGCTTCTGCGGCCGCTTCTGGTTAAAAAGATTGCATGCGGTTTAGGCAAGACCGATCGTTTTAAGAGCATCTACGCAGCGCTGTATTTCTTCCCAATCCTCACTGTCCTGCAGGCAGTTGGAGGAGGACTTCTTT ATTACGCATTTCCATATATTATTTTGGTCTTATCTTTGGTCACATTGGCAGTTTACATGTCAGCTTCGGAGATACAG TCTTTCAAAAATCTTGTGGCAAAGAAGAAACGCCTCGTGGTTCTCTTCAGCCATTGGCTCCTCCATGCATACGGTATTATTTCCATATCCCGACTGGATAAACTAGGACAGGATTTGCCGTTGTTGGCTCTGGTGCCAGGGCCCGCTCTCTTTTACCTGCTGACGGCCCGGTTCACAGAGCCAAACAGAATTCTGTCAGAGGGTGGGAATGGACACTGA
- the jkamp gene encoding JNK1/MAPK8-associated membrane protein isoform X1, which yields MAVAMSSTCPGLYCGKTNINDSFGGECGVCPRGQRTNYEKVCEKCTGSPELYDWLYLGFMAMLPLVLHWFFIEWYSGKKSSSALFQHITALFECTAAAIVTLLLNDPVGQLSIRSCKVKMLSDWYTMLYNPSPDYVTTLHCTQEAVFPLYTIVLIYYAFCLVFMMLLRPLLVKKIACGLGKTDRFKSIYAALYFFPILTVLQAVGGGLLYYAFPYIILVLSLVTLAVYMSASEIQSFKNLVAKKKRLVVLFSHWLLHAYGIISISRLDKLGQDLPLLALVPGPALFYLLTARFTEPNRILSEGGNGH from the exons ATGG CTGTAGCAATGAGCTCCACTTGTCCTGGGCTGTACTGTGGAAAGACCAACATAAATGACTCGTTTGGAGGAGAATGTGGG GTTTGTCCTCGTGGCCAGAGAACTAACTATGAAAAGGTATGCGAGAAATGCACAGGATCTCCTGAGTTGTATGACTGGCTGTACCTGGGCTTCATGGCAATGCTGCCTCTGGTCCTGCACTGGTTCTTTATCGAGTGGTATTCTGGGAAGAAAAG TTCTAGTGCCCTTTTCCAGCATATTACCGCACTGTTTGAGTGCACAGCTGCTGCCATAGTGACTCTGCTTCTAAACGATCCTGTCGGCCAACTGTCTATTCGTTCCTGCAAGGTTAAGATGCTCTCTGACTGGTACACCATGTTGTATAACCCCAGTCCCGACTACGTCACCACTCTGCACTGCACGCAGGAGGCTGTGTTCCCTCT GTACACCATCGTGCTGATCTACTACGCCTTCTGTCTGGTTTTTATGATGCTTCTGCGGCCGCTTCTGGTTAAAAAGATTGCATGCGGTTTAGGCAAGACCGATCGTTTTAAGAGCATCTACGCAGCGCTGTATTTCTTCCCAATCCTCACTGTCCTGCAGGCAGTTGGAGGAGGACTTCTTT ATTACGCATTTCCATATATTATTTTGGTCTTATCTTTGGTCACATTGGCAGTTTACATGTCAGCTTCGGAGATACAG TCTTTCAAAAATCTTGTGGCAAAGAAGAAACGCCTCGTGGTTCTCTTCAGCCATTGGCTCCTCCATGCATACGGTATTATTTCCATATCCCGACTGGATAAACTAGGACAGGATTTGCCGTTGTTGGCTCTGGTGCCAGGGCCCGCTCTCTTTTACCTGCTGACGGCCCGGTTCACAGAGCCAAACAGAATTCTGTCAGAGGGTGGGAATGGACACTGA